The Acanthochromis polyacanthus isolate Apoly-LR-REF ecotype Palm Island chromosome 2, KAUST_Apoly_ChrSc, whole genome shotgun sequence genome contains a region encoding:
- the serf2b gene encoding small EDRK-rich factor 2, with product MTRGNQRELARQKAAKKQTENSKGKRSDDGLSAAARKQRDAEIMQQKQKKADEGGKAGAKSSKE from the exons ATGACCA GAGGAAACCAACGTGAACTTGCCCGCCAGAAGGCTGCtaaaaagcagacagaaaataGTAAAGGGAAGAGGAGCGACGATGGGCTGTCGGCTGCTGCAAGAAAGCAGAG GGATGCTGAGATAAtgcaacagaagcagaaaaaggcAGATGAAGGAGGGAAAGCTGGCGCAAAGTCAAGTAAAGAGTGA